Proteins encoded in a region of the Polyangiaceae bacterium genome:
- a CDS encoding tetratricopeptide repeat protein, with the protein MSDRPMHTVPGLFSKLQALYAEGEALIEQGEPQAAVDRFTEIIALDDHFRQRYITAYAQRAFAYHRMGCLAEAISDYSKAIEMEPPVNQAQYYFQRGMAEAALGQNEEALRDYNASIELHQGHPGPYHLRGKLLADAFGRFDEAIADFDRLLELNPNPDGYQYRGLCKVQVGAHSEAIQDLEQSLAMHPGNHYVEYLLACCAAVLGNTEEMYRRMSNALTGDDCYREYFREDDEFSNYRADARFQQLVG; encoded by the coding sequence ATGAGCGATCGTCCGATGCACACCGTTCCAGGGTTGTTTAGCAAGCTTCAGGCGCTCTACGCGGAGGGCGAGGCTCTGATCGAGCAGGGGGAACCCCAAGCCGCGGTCGACCGCTTCACCGAGATCATCGCCTTGGATGACCACTTCCGGCAGCGCTACATCACCGCCTACGCGCAGCGCGCGTTTGCCTATCATCGCATGGGTTGCCTCGCGGAAGCGATTTCTGACTACTCCAAGGCCATCGAGATGGAGCCGCCCGTCAATCAGGCTCAGTACTACTTTCAGCGGGGTATGGCCGAGGCCGCTCTGGGCCAGAACGAAGAGGCGCTGCGGGACTACAACGCCTCGATCGAGCTGCATCAAGGGCATCCTGGTCCCTACCACCTGCGGGGGAAGCTCCTAGCGGATGCGTTTGGGCGCTTCGATGAGGCGATCGCTGACTTCGATCGCCTGCTGGAGCTGAACCCGAATCCCGACGGATACCAGTACCGGGGGCTTTGCAAGGTTCAGGTGGGTGCGCACTCGGAAGCGATCCAGGACTTGGAGCAGTCCCTCGCGATGCACCCAGGCAACCACTACGTCGAGTACTTGCTCGCCTGTTGTGCCGCGGTGCTCGGCAACACTGAAGAGATGTATCGGCGCATGAGTAACGCGCTCACTGGCGACGACTGCTATCGCGAGTACTTCAGAGAAGATGATGAGTTTTCAAACTATCGGGCTGACGCTCGCTTTCAGCAGCTGGTTGGCTGA
- a CDS encoding winged helix-turn-helix transcriptional regulator, with amino-acid sequence MIDVAQAVAEFSQLFPAVYLRFHRRNRKRPPVGPQAWAALQHLQWTGPVTIGEATKHLHRAQSVVSEIVEALEAKGLVTRMDDVRDRRRKLIWLTDAGLELIERQQEVLSRELLSEAFERLSQKERAALLSGMRALSEVKLTPHPQIQEEK; translated from the coding sequence GTGATTGACGTCGCTCAAGCGGTCGCTGAGTTCTCCCAGCTGTTTCCCGCGGTGTACCTGCGATTTCACCGCAGGAACCGCAAGCGCCCGCCGGTTGGGCCACAGGCCTGGGCGGCGCTCCAGCATTTGCAATGGACGGGCCCGGTGACCATCGGGGAAGCGACCAAGCACCTCCACCGCGCGCAGTCGGTGGTCAGTGAAATCGTGGAGGCGCTCGAGGCGAAGGGGCTCGTCACGCGCATGGATGACGTGCGGGACCGGCGTCGCAAGCTGATCTGGCTGACCGATGCTGGGCTCGAGCTGATCGAACGGCAGCAGGAGGTGCTGTCCCGCGAGTTGCTCAGTGAGGCCTTCGAGCGCCTCAGCCAGAAAGAACGCGCAGCGCTGCTGTCAGGGATGCGTGCTCTGAGCGAGGTCAAGTTGACCCCTCACCCCCAAATCCAGGAGGAAAAATAA
- a CDS encoding aldehyde dehydrogenase family protein, with amino-acid sequence MKTTPQDNGHLSTLIVPNVIDGQERESSHTYASRSPSQRDDVVTLAPLSSKEEVREACQKSRAAQRAWARTPAPGRAQIIGRLGQLLREEKESLSRFVSREMGKPIREARGSVQEAIDTCDFFQSEGRRLYGQTVPSELPNKELFTYRRPVGVVGVITAGNFPIAVPSWKIVPALLCGNSVVWKPSDDAPGVGALFADLWYRAGLPRGVLSVVHGGGKDSAGQFLIEMMDEQLLDKISFTGSTEVGRLVGEACGRNLKRPSLELGGKNPLVILADADIELAVEGALWSSFGTAGQRCTSCGNIIVDRKVMPQVRDLLVKKASALKIGDPLDESIAYGPFINERFLERWVAQRSVGIEDGANLLLDGKRITPGNEPANFAGNAEKGLYATPRIFDHVKMNMRVAQEECFGPTVNLVEVDGIDEAIEAANGTQYGLSSAIYTRDARAMLRFKEEISAGMTSVNNSTTGAEAHLPFGGNGASGNGTRESGIWVIEAYTRWHSVNVDLAGKLQLAQMDLEEAAPPPKPDWSTLVS; translated from the coding sequence ATGAAAACGACTCCTCAGGACAATGGGCATCTGTCGACGCTGATCGTGCCCAACGTGATTGATGGGCAGGAACGCGAGTCCAGCCACACGTACGCCAGCCGCAGCCCCTCCCAGCGGGATGACGTGGTCACCCTCGCACCGCTCTCCAGCAAGGAAGAGGTGCGCGAAGCTTGCCAGAAGTCTCGCGCCGCGCAGCGCGCTTGGGCGCGTACACCGGCTCCTGGCCGCGCGCAGATCATCGGGCGCCTGGGTCAGCTTTTGCGTGAGGAAAAAGAGAGTCTCTCTCGCTTCGTGAGCCGTGAAATGGGCAAGCCGATTCGTGAGGCTCGCGGCAGTGTGCAAGAGGCGATCGACACCTGCGACTTTTTCCAGAGCGAGGGTCGCCGCCTCTATGGTCAGACGGTGCCAAGCGAGCTTCCGAACAAGGAGCTCTTCACGTATCGGCGCCCGGTCGGGGTGGTCGGCGTGATCACCGCGGGCAACTTCCCCATCGCGGTCCCCAGCTGGAAGATCGTGCCGGCATTGCTTTGCGGAAACAGTGTCGTCTGGAAGCCTAGTGACGATGCGCCGGGCGTGGGTGCCCTGTTTGCGGACCTCTGGTACCGCGCTGGCCTGCCCCGGGGGGTGCTGAGCGTGGTCCACGGTGGTGGCAAGGACAGCGCTGGTCAGTTCTTGATCGAGATGATGGATGAGCAGCTGCTCGACAAGATCTCCTTCACCGGCTCCACCGAAGTTGGGCGCTTGGTGGGCGAGGCGTGCGGACGCAACTTGAAGCGCCCGTCCCTCGAGCTTGGCGGCAAGAACCCGTTGGTCATCTTGGCGGACGCCGACATCGAGCTGGCCGTGGAAGGCGCGCTGTGGTCGAGCTTTGGTACCGCAGGGCAACGCTGCACGAGCTGCGGGAACATCATCGTCGACCGCAAGGTGATGCCCCAGGTTCGCGACCTGCTAGTGAAGAAGGCTTCCGCGCTCAAGATCGGCGACCCCCTGGACGAGTCGATCGCCTACGGACCCTTCATCAACGAGCGCTTCCTCGAGCGCTGGGTCGCCCAGCGCTCCGTGGGTATCGAGGACGGCGCCAACCTGCTGCTCGATGGCAAGCGCATCACCCCTGGGAACGAGCCCGCGAACTTCGCTGGCAACGCGGAAAAGGGCCTCTACGCCACTCCGCGCATCTTTGACCATGTGAAGATGAACATGCGTGTGGCCCAGGAAGAGTGCTTTGGCCCGACGGTGAACTTGGTCGAGGTCGACGGCATCGATGAGGCAATCGAAGCGGCGAACGGCACGCAGTATGGGCTCTCGAGCGCCATCTACACCCGCGACGCGCGCGCGATGCTGCGCTTCAAGGAGGAGATCAGCGCGGGTATGACCAGCGTGAACAACTCCACCACCGGCGCGGAGGCGCACTTGCCCTTCGGCGGCAACGGCGCCAGCGGCAACGGCACGCGCGAGAGCGGCATCTGGGTGATCGAGGCGTACACCCGGTGGCACTCGGTGAACGTGGATCTCGCGGGCAAGCTACAGCTTGCACAGATGGACCTGGAAGAGGCAGCGCCGCCGCCGAAGCCCGACTGGTCCACGCTGGTGAGCTGA
- a CDS encoding radical SAM protein, producing the protein MEPKTQVEIQLGHMCNNRCVFCVSGQQTAFGRARPLPFEPLLTSVREAYAKGHRKLTLLGGEPTLQPAFKDVVAEAVQLGFEEVVIFTNGVKTAREAFLEEILALAPRRGFFTWRISIQGANQRSHEGTTRKPGSFTRILRTMDSLKARGERITVNMCVVGSNFASVDEFPALISRYGVKQLHLDMVRPMDAGERTDEEFAEMMPNYREMVPPLTRLCRGVPAEFDLNIGNFPFCFAPELAPWIHHDGEATETIAVDGEQDLSRPWNKYFVKRRDKFKPPQCAQCAFEPRCSGIFQKYAELHGTDEVVAVPTERLPSLDPGRRVFWAHLTDVARHLSSLRDGDEQPMVWLFGDNELRVRWALPQGNGELLLALRPPGGGVASTDVFSLHVLELPADYEVAQRLLERVWECASESQRVLYPCGQDALSRVSRLLGARLTRLRAAAPFSGLMWVATRIVGTTRAEVSFRADDGGEALLWLDEADGRATGGYQLRGAPTPNLRDGLREVLGCLSARQAREPTPLKVAP; encoded by the coding sequence ATGGAGCCGAAGACGCAGGTCGAGATTCAGCTCGGCCACATGTGCAACAACCGTTGCGTCTTCTGTGTTTCAGGGCAGCAGACTGCCTTCGGGCGCGCGCGCCCGCTGCCCTTCGAGCCGCTGTTGACGAGTGTGCGCGAGGCCTACGCGAAGGGTCATCGCAAGCTGACGTTGCTTGGAGGAGAGCCGACTCTCCAGCCAGCGTTCAAGGACGTGGTGGCTGAAGCGGTGCAGCTTGGTTTCGAGGAAGTGGTGATCTTCACCAACGGGGTGAAGACCGCCCGCGAGGCATTCCTTGAGGAGATACTCGCGCTGGCTCCGCGGCGCGGCTTCTTCACTTGGCGTATCAGCATCCAGGGGGCGAACCAGCGGAGCCACGAGGGGACCACGCGCAAGCCGGGCTCGTTCACGCGCATCTTACGCACCATGGACAGCCTGAAGGCGCGTGGGGAACGCATCACGGTGAATATGTGCGTGGTGGGCTCGAACTTCGCGTCGGTGGACGAATTCCCCGCGCTGATTTCGCGCTACGGCGTGAAGCAGTTGCACCTCGACATGGTGCGCCCGATGGATGCGGGCGAGCGCACCGACGAAGAGTTCGCCGAGATGATGCCGAACTACCGCGAGATGGTGCCGCCGTTGACGCGTCTGTGTCGCGGCGTTCCGGCGGAGTTCGATCTGAACATCGGCAACTTTCCGTTCTGTTTCGCGCCGGAGCTGGCTCCCTGGATCCACCATGACGGCGAGGCGACGGAAACCATCGCGGTCGACGGTGAACAGGACTTGAGTCGTCCTTGGAACAAGTACTTCGTCAAGCGGCGCGACAAGTTCAAGCCGCCGCAGTGTGCGCAGTGTGCGTTCGAGCCGCGCTGCAGCGGGATCTTCCAGAAGTACGCGGAGCTCCACGGCACGGACGAGGTGGTGGCCGTGCCGACTGAGCGGCTACCTTCCCTCGACCCTGGACGTCGAGTCTTCTGGGCGCACCTGACCGACGTCGCGCGGCACTTGTCGTCTCTGAGAGACGGCGACGAGCAGCCCATGGTCTGGCTGTTTGGGGACAACGAGTTGCGCGTACGCTGGGCGTTGCCGCAAGGAAACGGTGAGTTGCTGTTGGCGCTGCGTCCTCCCGGCGGCGGCGTGGCCAGCACCGATGTGTTCAGCCTGCACGTGCTCGAGCTGCCGGCGGATTACGAGGTGGCGCAGCGTCTTTTAGAGCGCGTTTGGGAGTGCGCGAGTGAGAGTCAGCGGGTGCTTTACCCTTGCGGCCAGGATGCGCTGTCACGTGTCTCCCGTTTGCTTGGGGCTCGACTGACCCGCTTGCGGGCTGCAGCCCCGTTCAGTGGGCTGATGTGGGTCGCCACGCGCATCGTTGGCACCACCCGCGCAGAGGTCTCGTTCCGGGCGGATGATGGCGGAGAGGCGCTGCTCTGGCTCGATGAGGCTGATGGACGCGCAACCGGTGGCTATCAGCTACGCGGAGCGCCGACCCCAAATCTTCGGGATGGTCTGCGTGAAGTGCTGGGTTGCCTGAGTGCTAGACAGGCTCGCGAACCAACGCCGCTTAAAGTGGCTCCGTAG
- a CDS encoding saccharopine dehydrogenase NADP-binding domain-containing protein has protein sequence MKAVVLGAGRMGRAAAWDLARQPGMTTVKLVDRDANLLTRAGKELEALLSDGQKAGRAARIEGQTFDLDSVGPQGTELVPVIEGASVVLSSADYRFNEAVTRACILAGAHMCDLGGNLFVVERQMAMSQEAERAGICVVPDTGLAPGMACLFGALGVEHFDSVETLRLRVGGLPAHPKPPLNYKLVFSVRGLTNEYLEPAEVLRDGKLERVPSLIDVESLSFPEPFGELEAFNTSGGCSTLPKTLRGKVRNLNYKTIRYPGHCAAFAGMQSIGLFSEEPVNGVEPRKFVEDMLERHLMDDDTDVVLVRVTVEGLKDGEQRRLIYEVIDHHNAETGHSAMARTTAYPAAAIAYMLAAGAIEKRGVLPGELCVPLGPFLSAVRARGIEVKERWE, from the coding sequence ATGAAAGCCGTCGTTCTGGGTGCTGGTCGTATGGGTAGAGCCGCTGCGTGGGATCTGGCTCGCCAACCGGGGATGACAACGGTCAAGCTCGTGGATCGCGACGCGAATCTCCTGACCCGCGCTGGCAAGGAACTGGAAGCATTGCTCAGCGACGGCCAGAAGGCAGGCCGCGCCGCGCGCATCGAGGGCCAGACCTTCGATCTCGATTCAGTTGGACCGCAGGGAACCGAGCTGGTGCCGGTCATCGAGGGGGCGTCCGTCGTGTTGTCGTCCGCCGACTACCGCTTCAACGAGGCGGTGACCCGCGCCTGCATCCTGGCGGGAGCGCATATGTGCGACCTCGGCGGAAACCTGTTCGTCGTCGAGCGCCAGATGGCGATGAGCCAAGAGGCGGAACGTGCGGGGATTTGCGTCGTGCCAGACACCGGCCTGGCTCCAGGCATGGCCTGCCTGTTTGGAGCGTTGGGAGTGGAGCACTTCGACTCCGTCGAGACCCTCCGCTTGAGGGTCGGCGGCCTTCCGGCTCACCCGAAGCCGCCACTGAACTACAAACTGGTGTTCTCCGTACGCGGCCTGACCAACGAATACCTCGAACCAGCCGAGGTGTTGCGAGACGGCAAACTCGAGCGCGTTCCGTCCCTGATCGACGTGGAGAGCCTCAGCTTTCCTGAGCCCTTCGGCGAACTCGAAGCATTCAACACCTCGGGGGGCTGCTCGACGCTGCCGAAGACCCTGCGTGGCAAGGTGCGCAACCTGAACTACAAGACGATTCGCTACCCCGGCCACTGCGCTGCGTTTGCTGGCATGCAGTCGATCGGCTTGTTCTCTGAAGAGCCAGTGAACGGCGTCGAACCGCGCAAGTTCGTGGAGGACATGCTGGAGCGGCACTTGATGGACGACGACACGGACGTGGTGCTGGTCCGCGTGACGGTGGAGGGCCTGAAAGACGGCGAACAGCGCCGCTTGATCTACGAGGTCATCGACCACCATAACGCCGAGACGGGGCATAGCGCGATGGCACGCACCACGGCCTATCCAGCAGCGGCGATCGCTTACATGCTTGCCGCAGGCGCCATCGAGAAGCGTGGTGTGTTGCCGGGCGAGCTCTGCGTGCCGCTCGGCCCGTTTCTCAGCGCAGTGCGCGCTCGTGGTATCGAAGTCAAGGAGCGCTGGGAGTGA
- a CDS encoding chemotaxis protein CheW, with amino-acid sequence MEQQDEADEIVQEFLTESFEGLDQLDRELVELEEGGEPTSRLASIFRTIHSMKGTAGFLGYERLEKVAHAGETLLAKLRDGKLTLNKPIADSLLQMVDAVRDLLTQVQESGAETGGDFDQLVERLLALAEGKAVDAKPAAATPAAVMPAVKPELIEELVPDGLLPRATTSAPVPTPVQSQPAEPKPSELKPSEPKAPAGRTAPAVIEASVRVDVGLLDRLMNLVGELVLARNQLLTFAAGADDPSFLAATQAINHITSELQEGIMKTRMQPIGSIWGRLPRVVRDLASELGKQIKLDTSGAETELDRTIIEAIRDPLTHILRNAADHGVEMPDDRVAKGKPSQGTIRLRAYHESGKVNVEVSDDGAGINVDRIRERAIERGIITRDAAKLMNDSKLAGLIFEPGFSTAQQVTNVSGRGVGMDVVKTNIERIGGRAEVLPGEGGGTTVRLKIPLTLAIVSALIVNASNQRFAIPQVNLVELVWLDPNQMATQVDEVRGEYLYRLRGNLIPLVHLGRVLNLPSVERDPALGMHILVLQADGRRFGLVVDDVLDNEEIVVKPLGPELKSLRVYAGATIRGDGRVALILDVLGLAHEAHVVLESQLRGRDALRRTTGPTTAARESVLLCRAQQERVAIPLHMVTRLEEIDQHVVERAAGAEVVQYHGEIMPLVRLGKLLGQDVTAGHGPIQVVVYSEEESSVGLVVDEVEDIIDEEGMSVRKGKPGSLFDSAVVRGKVTDLLDLRALADAGAETPFAAVGSF; translated from the coding sequence ATGGAGCAGCAGGACGAAGCAGACGAGATCGTTCAGGAGTTTCTCACCGAGAGCTTCGAGGGACTGGACCAGCTAGACCGCGAGCTGGTTGAGCTTGAAGAAGGAGGGGAGCCAACCTCTCGCCTCGCGTCCATCTTCCGGACGATTCACAGCATGAAGGGCACGGCGGGCTTCCTTGGCTACGAACGCCTGGAGAAGGTCGCTCACGCCGGGGAGACGCTGCTCGCGAAGCTCAGAGACGGGAAGCTCACTCTCAACAAGCCCATCGCCGACTCCTTGCTCCAGATGGTCGATGCGGTTCGGGACCTGCTGACTCAGGTCCAAGAATCCGGCGCCGAAACGGGGGGTGACTTCGACCAGCTCGTTGAACGTCTGCTGGCTCTGGCCGAGGGGAAGGCCGTCGACGCCAAGCCAGCCGCGGCCACGCCAGCCGCGGTCATGCCAGCGGTGAAGCCCGAGCTGATTGAGGAGCTGGTGCCCGACGGCCTGCTACCTCGCGCCACGACGTCGGCTCCGGTCCCAACGCCTGTCCAGAGCCAGCCCGCGGAACCCAAGCCTAGTGAACTCAAACCGAGTGAACCCAAGGCGCCCGCTGGCCGCACAGCGCCTGCTGTCATCGAAGCCAGCGTGCGCGTTGACGTCGGGCTTTTGGACCGCCTGATGAACTTGGTGGGTGAGCTCGTCCTCGCGCGCAACCAATTACTGACTTTCGCTGCGGGTGCTGATGATCCTTCTTTCCTTGCGGCAACGCAAGCGATCAATCACATCACCAGCGAGCTCCAGGAAGGCATCATGAAGACCCGCATGCAGCCGATCGGCAGCATCTGGGGACGCCTTCCGCGGGTCGTGCGCGACCTGGCGAGTGAGCTTGGCAAGCAGATCAAGCTCGATACGTCGGGAGCGGAGACCGAGCTCGACCGCACGATCATCGAAGCGATTCGCGATCCGCTCACCCACATCTTGCGCAACGCGGCCGACCACGGTGTGGAGATGCCTGACGATCGCGTGGCGAAGGGCAAACCCAGTCAGGGCACGATCCGTCTGCGCGCCTACCACGAGAGCGGCAAGGTCAACGTGGAGGTATCGGACGACGGGGCGGGGATCAACGTGGATCGCATTCGCGAACGCGCCATCGAACGCGGCATCATCACCCGCGACGCCGCCAAGCTGATGAACGATAGCAAGCTTGCAGGCCTGATCTTCGAGCCGGGGTTCTCCACGGCGCAGCAGGTAACGAACGTCTCTGGTCGCGGCGTAGGGATGGACGTCGTGAAGACGAACATCGAGCGCATCGGCGGGCGCGCTGAGGTGCTCCCCGGAGAAGGGGGCGGCACCACCGTGCGCCTGAAGATACCGCTCACCCTGGCCATCGTTTCCGCGCTGATCGTGAACGCCTCGAATCAGCGCTTCGCCATTCCGCAGGTGAACCTGGTCGAGCTGGTGTGGCTGGACCCAAACCAGATGGCCACGCAGGTCGACGAGGTCCGAGGCGAGTACCTATATCGGCTCCGCGGAAACCTCATCCCGCTCGTTCATCTGGGGCGCGTGCTCAACCTGCCGAGCGTGGAGCGCGACCCGGCGCTTGGGATGCACATCCTCGTGCTGCAGGCGGACGGGCGGAGATTTGGTTTGGTCGTGGACGACGTGCTCGACAACGAGGAGATCGTCGTCAAACCGTTGGGCCCTGAGCTGAAGTCCCTGCGCGTGTATGCAGGTGCGACCATTCGCGGCGACGGCCGGGTAGCGCTGATCCTCGATGTTTTGGGTTTGGCTCACGAGGCGCACGTGGTGCTCGAGTCCCAGCTGCGCGGGCGCGATGCCCTGCGACGCACCACCGGCCCCACCACCGCCGCGCGCGAGTCGGTGCTGCTCTGCCGAGCTCAGCAGGAGCGAGTGGCTATCCCGCTCCACATGGTCACGCGCCTCGAGGAGATCGATCAGCACGTAGTGGAGCGTGCAGCTGGCGCTGAGGTGGTTCAATACCACGGGGAAATAATGCCGCTCGTTCGCCTGGGCAAGCTGCTCGGCCAAGACGTGACGGCGGGGCACGGACCGATTCAGGTCGTGGTCTACTCCGAAGAAGAATCAAGCGTTGGCCTGGTTGTCGATGAAGTCGAGGACATCATCGACGAGGAAGGCATGTCCGTGCGGAAGGGTAAGCCGGGTTCGTTGTTCGATAGCGCCGTCGTGCGGGGCAAGGTCACGGACCTGCTAGATCTGCGCGCGCTGGCCGACGCGGGAGCCGAGACGCCATTCGCCGCAGTGGGGAGCTTCTGA
- a CDS encoding chemotaxis protein CheW has product MGQLCTFYLDGSRFCIDVAMVQEVLKPQPMTEVPLASARIQGLINLRGRIVSAINLRKCFGMDPGGTDSRDMNVVVRVGESVVSLIVDQIGDVVEVDEQQFERVPDTLNAKFCDLVQQICKLPNDLLLVLDPARVVAGME; this is encoded by the coding sequence ATGGGACAGCTTTGCACGTTCTACCTCGATGGCTCCCGCTTCTGCATCGATGTGGCCATGGTCCAGGAGGTGTTGAAGCCTCAGCCCATGACCGAGGTCCCCCTGGCCTCAGCTCGCATTCAGGGGCTCATCAACTTACGCGGTCGCATCGTCTCGGCGATCAACCTGCGCAAGTGCTTTGGAATGGATCCGGGAGGAACTGATTCTCGTGACATGAACGTCGTCGTTCGCGTTGGGGAGTCGGTCGTTAGCCTGATCGTGGACCAAATCGGTGATGTAGTGGAGGTCGACGAGCAGCAATTCGAGCGTGTACCCGACACATTGAACGCAAAGTTCTGCGACCTCGTACAGCAAATCTGCAAGCTGCCCAATGACCTCTTGTTGGTACTGGACCCAGCGCGCGTGGTGGCGGGGATGGAATGA
- a CDS encoding methyl-accepting chemotaxis protein — protein MSTTTQRKPRAKSTKASAEVEPTSETKISVFPLQRTAPESAPSELDAVPVQLMRLTPELSTSYLNARSRRCVRRVDALLDVAEEELFRAIIERYHEDPAECFRRLQDPGEPACEFVLVVEQEEWVCSVSRLPAEFIVAWHARTPQRDLAERSNRLKSVVEHAPIPMLLCSPDLVVESLNGAARAGWLGLTQGTGLTFDEAPGASLDRALGALSVDVRSLTLLSELPTSREVTLGDQRYSLRFTPVRDGESWVGTSVTWESKGDAVSVEQRISEAVAAERAVTRQLRADLDTMVGALSRVAAGELGLALPHFEEAAVQRVVDAVNHLVAGMRRSVNSLESTADTLAASADQLTNVGERMLSGAHNTRERSEAASIRSQDVHEHVLSVATSAEEMAASAREIAISASKAASVATHAVGVAESTSTTVNELAESSEAIGKVVKVINSIAEQTNLLALNATIEAARAGDAGKGFAVVANEVKDLAKETAKATLEIGDRIEAIQSNTQRVARAISEIGNVVNQIHNFQATIATAVEQQHAVTTEISQRALGAAESSADIAENTRSVQHAASSTASSAQETQVAARAVASTAFELKRIVSNFRA, from the coding sequence ATGAGCACTACGACTCAAAGGAAACCGAGGGCCAAGAGCACCAAAGCCAGCGCAGAGGTCGAGCCTACGAGTGAGACGAAGATCAGCGTGTTTCCCCTCCAGCGTACGGCTCCGGAGTCGGCGCCGTCGGAGCTCGACGCTGTGCCCGTGCAGCTCATGCGGCTCACTCCGGAGCTCTCCACCAGCTATCTCAACGCAAGGTCGAGGCGCTGTGTGCGACGCGTGGACGCGCTGCTTGACGTCGCTGAAGAGGAGCTGTTTCGCGCCATCATTGAGCGCTACCACGAGGATCCAGCGGAGTGCTTCAGAAGGCTGCAAGACCCAGGGGAGCCCGCGTGTGAGTTCGTCTTGGTCGTAGAGCAAGAAGAGTGGGTGTGTAGCGTTAGCCGGCTGCCTGCGGAGTTCATCGTGGCGTGGCATGCGCGCACTCCCCAGCGAGACCTCGCGGAGCGCAGCAATCGGTTGAAGTCCGTGGTCGAGCACGCGCCGATACCGATGCTGCTCTGTTCGCCTGACTTGGTGGTCGAGTCGTTGAATGGCGCGGCGCGGGCTGGCTGGCTTGGCTTGACTCAAGGCACCGGGTTGACCTTCGACGAAGCTCCTGGCGCCTCACTCGATCGGGCGCTCGGCGCGTTGAGTGTTGATGTCAGGTCGCTAACGCTGCTCTCAGAGCTGCCGACCTCACGCGAGGTCACGTTGGGAGACCAACGCTACTCACTGCGTTTCACTCCCGTGCGAGACGGCGAGAGCTGGGTGGGTACGAGCGTGACGTGGGAGTCGAAGGGTGATGCTGTTTCCGTGGAGCAACGGATTTCCGAAGCTGTGGCGGCGGAACGCGCCGTGACTCGTCAACTCAGGGCCGACCTGGACACGATGGTCGGCGCCTTGAGCCGGGTAGCCGCTGGGGAGCTAGGCCTCGCCCTTCCTCACTTCGAAGAAGCAGCAGTTCAGCGCGTTGTGGACGCTGTAAATCACCTCGTCGCGGGCATGCGGCGGAGCGTCAACAGCTTGGAGTCGACAGCGGACACACTGGCGGCATCGGCAGATCAGTTGACCAACGTTGGGGAGCGTATGTTGAGCGGCGCCCACAACACTCGTGAGCGCAGTGAGGCCGCCTCGATTCGATCTCAAGACGTGCATGAGCACGTGCTCTCCGTCGCGACCAGCGCAGAAGAGATGGCTGCGAGCGCGCGCGAGATCGCCATCAGCGCGTCCAAGGCAGCGTCGGTTGCGACCCACGCAGTGGGTGTTGCGGAGTCCACGAGCACCACCGTGAATGAGCTTGCTGAGAGCAGCGAGGCGATCGGCAAGGTGGTCAAGGTCATCAACTCGATCGCAGAGCAGACGAACCTATTGGCACTCAACGCGACGATCGAAGCGGCTCGCGCCGGGGACGCCGGAAAGGGCTTCGCCGTGGTAGCGAATGAGGTGAAGGACCTCGCCAAAGAGACAGCCAAGGCGACGCTCGAGATCGGCGATCGCATCGAGGCGATCCAGTCCAACACTCAGCGCGTCGCTCGCGCGATCAGCGAAATCGGAAACGTGGTGAACCAAATCCACAACTTCCAAGCCACCATCGCAACGGCAGTCGAACAGCAGCACGCGGTCACCACAGAGATCAGCCAGCGTGCCCTGGGTGCCGCGGAATCCAGCGCTGACATCGCCGAAAACACTCGCAGCGTGCAGCACGCAGCATCGTCGACGGCGTCCAGTGCGCAGGAGACCCAAGTTGCCGCGCGAGCGGTCGCCTCAACTGCCTTCGAACTGAAGCGCATCGTCTCGAACTTCCGAGCCTGA
- a CDS encoding response regulator: protein MSDKPSVPQSGPRPTRRPRVLIADADVVARGWLKPIVAHLDAEIVEVGTGLELQLMLTRKGPFDLVITNARLPAPSGLQVLATVRAAGSSTPFIVVTSFQQNVLRVFVSDAEGTVLSSRVVDADNLGVLARNLISVTTNGSDGARKFG from the coding sequence ATGAGTGACAAGCCCTCCGTGCCCCAGAGTGGACCCCGCCCCACCCGCCGCCCGCGGGTCCTGATCGCCGACGCCGACGTCGTCGCGAGGGGCTGGCTCAAGCCCATCGTGGCGCATCTGGACGCGGAAATCGTCGAGGTTGGCACCGGGCTCGAGCTGCAGCTGATGCTGACCCGCAAAGGTCCGTTCGATCTGGTGATCACCAACGCGAGATTGCCTGCCCCGAGCGGGCTCCAGGTGCTTGCGACGGTGCGGGCCGCTGGCTCCTCCACCCCGTTCATCGTCGTGACCTCTTTTCAGCAGAATGTGCTGAGGGTGTTCGTTAGCGACGCTGAGGGCACGGTGCTCTCCAGCCGGGTCGTGGACGCCGACAACCTGGGTGTGCTTGCCCGCAACCTGATCAGCGTGACCACGAACGGCTCCGACGGCGCCCGGAAGTTTGGCTGA